One window of the Bos indicus isolate NIAB-ARS_2022 breed Sahiwal x Tharparkar chromosome 15, NIAB-ARS_B.indTharparkar_mat_pri_1.0, whole genome shotgun sequence genome contains the following:
- the LOC139187118 gene encoding olfactory receptor 4C3D-like, producing the protein MNLWIPPNNVTEFVLLGLTQNPHLQKILFVVLLLVFLFTVLANLLIVITISLSPTLSTPMYFFLMHLSFIDASFTSVTTPKMVIDLLYQKRTICWDGCLTQLFVGHLLGGSETIVLTVMAYDRYVAICKPLHYTAIMRQGLCQLLVVVTWTGGILHATVQILFTMDLTFCGPNVIDHFMCEFFSLLELSCSDTYRLGIVVAANTGGMCLLIFFMLLISYIVILSSLKSHGSEGRHKAFSTCGAHFTVVVLFFVPCIFTYLRPVATYPVDKLVTVFFAILCPMLNPIIYTVRNTEVKNAMRSLLKRRVT; encoded by the coding sequence ATGAATCTATGGATACCTCCCAACAATGTGACTGAATTTGTTCTCTTGGGACTCACACAGAATCCACACTTGCAGAAAATACTCTTTGTTGTCCTTTTACTTGTTTTCCTATTCACGGTGCTGGCCAACCTGCTCATTGTCATCACTATCTCCCTCAGCCCCACACTTTCTActcccatgtacttctttctcatgCACTTGTCCTTCATAGATGCCTCCTTCACATCCGTCACCACCCCCAAAATGGTCATTGACCTGCTGTACCAGAAGAGAACCATCTGTTGGGATGGTTGCCTGACCCAGCTCTTTGTGGGACACTTACTGGGAGGGTCAGAGACCATCGTCCTCACtgtcatggcctatgaccgctacgtggccatctgcaagcctctGCACTACACAGCCATCATGCGACAGGGGCTCTGCCAGCTCCTGGTGGTGGTGACCTGGACCGGGGGCATTCTGCATGCCACTGTGCAGATTCTTTTCACCATGGACTTGACCTTCTGTGGTCCCAACGTCATTGATCACTTCATGTGTGAGTTCTTCTCACTGTTGGAACTTTCCTGCAGCGACACCTACAGGCTTGGAATCGTGGTGGCAGCTAATACAGGGGGCATGtgcttgcttatttttttcatgCTGCTCATCTCCTATATAGTCATCCTGAGCTCCCTGAAATCCCATGGCTCTGAAGGACGACACAAAGCCTTCTCTACATGCGGTGCCCACTTTACAGTAGTGGTGCTCTTTTTTGTCCCTTGTATATTCACCTACCTGCGTCCTGTGGCCACTTATCCTGTGGACAAGTTGGTGACTGTGTTCTTTGCAATCCTCTGTCCCATGTTAAATCCTATCATTTACACAGTGAGAAACACAGAGGTGAAAAATGCCATGAGGAGTTTACTGAAGAGGAGAGTAACTTAG